Proteins co-encoded in one Leptolyngbya boryana PCC 6306 genomic window:
- a CDS encoding NAD(P)-dependent alcohol dehydrogenase, which translates to MNTTNITKPKMKAIVQTEYGSPNVLKLAEVDKPVLSDNGVLVRVRATAVHAGDWHLMRGKPFFIRLVYGGIRSPKIKILGTDVAGEVEAVGKAVTQFKPGDQVFGDLSEAGFGAFAQYVCVPETALVLKPTNLTFEEAATIPVSAMTALQGLRDVGQIQPGQKVLVKGASGGVGSFAVQIAEAFGAEVTGVCSPSKAKMVQEIGADYVLDYTQAKTGLKEQYDLLFDVAAYGSVFDYLPLLKPKGHYVCVGGSIARLFQVMLFGAWMSKISDRRVKSLAQKPTQADLIVLKDLIEAGKIRPYVDRCYSLSEIPTAIRAIEERQVQGKIAISVE; encoded by the coding sequence ATGAACACAACTAACATTACAAAGCCTAAGATGAAAGCGATCGTTCAGACCGAGTATGGTTCTCCCAATGTGTTGAAACTGGCAGAAGTTGATAAACCAGTTCTATCTGATAACGGTGTGCTTGTGCGTGTTCGTGCTACTGCTGTTCATGCAGGAGACTGGCATTTAATGCGCGGGAAACCGTTCTTTATTCGTCTTGTTTATGGGGGAATACGATCGCCAAAAATCAAAATCTTAGGGACTGATGTGGCGGGAGAAGTGGAAGCAGTTGGCAAAGCAGTGACGCAATTTAAGCCAGGGGATCAGGTCTTTGGTGATTTATCAGAAGCTGGATTTGGGGCATTTGCTCAATACGTTTGTGTTCCCGAAACTGCTTTGGTTTTGAAGCCAACTAACTTGACGTTCGAGGAAGCTGCAACAATTCCCGTTTCTGCGATGACTGCTTTACAAGGATTGCGGGATGTTGGACAGATTCAACCAGGACAGAAGGTTTTAGTGAAAGGGGCTTCTGGTGGAGTGGGATCGTTTGCGGTGCAGATTGCCGAGGCATTCGGAGCCGAAGTGACCGGGGTGTGTAGTCCTAGCAAAGCGAAGATGGTACAAGAAATTGGAGCAGACTATGTTCTGGACTATACGCAGGCGAAAACGGGATTGAAGGAGCAGTACGATCTGCTGTTTGATGTTGCTGCATACGGTTCGGTTTTTGACTATTTACCACTGTTAAAACCCAAAGGTCACTATGTCTGCGTTGGTGGCTCGATCGCTCGATTGTTTCAGGTGATGTTGTTTGGAGCTTGGATGTCAAAAATTAGCGATCGTCGAGTGAAAAGTCTAGCTCAAAAGCCGACTCAAGCTGATTTGATTGTGTTGAAAGATCTGATTGAGGCGGGCAAGATTCGTCCGTACGTAGATCGCTGTTATTCGCTAAGTGAAATTCCGACCGCGATTCGTGCGATCGAAGAGCGGCAGGTGCAAGGAAAAATCGCGATTAGCGTCGAATAG
- a CDS encoding META domain-containing protein, giving the protein MTTFCGFAAQSLPTLTTQLINPIGQSVPFEGITWQLSEWRRSNGDRISLLPKNPITIRLDGRRLGGSSGCNSYAADYQVQNGQLRVIGDFVSTMIGCSLEVGVRENEFRTILKSPRLSIRSAKNRLTMNYSSAQGSGVLVFTPVQSKLQNTSWQLRSISTLAPNSVRSQHPITLQFTADSVRGFSGCNRYNATYQEPANQLKIEAIASTKKGCAIPQMQLEQNYLSSLATVQRYELGSNDNLQLFFANRTELGVMTFARQK; this is encoded by the coding sequence TTGACTACTTTCTGCGGGTTTGCGGCTCAATCTCTTCCAACGCTTACAACTCAGCTGATTAACCCGATTGGGCAATCTGTTCCCTTTGAAGGTATCACCTGGCAGCTTTCCGAATGGCGACGATCGAATGGCGATCGTATTTCGTTACTACCCAAAAATCCGATCACGATTCGACTTGATGGCAGAAGGCTCGGTGGTTCATCAGGTTGTAATTCTTATGCCGCAGATTACCAAGTGCAAAACGGTCAATTACGAGTAATCGGAGATTTCGTTTCTACAATGATTGGGTGTTCTTTAGAAGTGGGTGTGCGGGAAAATGAATTTAGAACGATTCTAAAATCACCTCGCCTATCGATTCGTTCTGCCAAAAATCGACTGACAATGAACTATTCATCAGCACAGGGTAGCGGCGTTTTAGTGTTTACTCCTGTTCAGTCGAAGCTACAGAATACAAGCTGGCAACTTCGCTCAATCAGCACTCTTGCACCCAACTCTGTGAGAAGCCAACATCCGATCACTCTTCAATTTACAGCAGATTCAGTGAGGGGATTTTCAGGCTGTAATCGATACAATGCAACCTATCAAGAACCTGCGAATCAACTCAAAATCGAAGCTATTGCCAGCACGAAAAAGGGATGTGCTATCCCGCAGATGCAGCTTGAACAGAATTATCTATCCTCTCTCGCAACTGTTCAGCGGTATGAACTCGGTAGTAATGATAACTTACAGCTGTTTTTTGCAAATAGAACTGAGCTAGGAGTAATGACTTTCGCTCGGCAGAAATAG
- a CDS encoding tetratricopeptide repeat protein — translation MKYRNVACWIVAIAFGFAISSPVSAQISILPTQEAATEGLVDRLNQQTLDLTLQEKYEEAAAAAEHAIEAGEPILGLSNPALAISFDRLLTVYHLQKQYDKAEALLLRLIRSYDSTPNETHPSLAPSLSRLADLYREQEQYIKAEPLYLRALSIQEKRLGANHPAAISAIETLANLYKATDNPTQAQQFLQRLNTLRQQGKTNLR, via the coding sequence ATGAAGTATCGAAACGTTGCTTGTTGGATAGTTGCGATCGCATTCGGATTCGCGATCTCGTCCCCAGTTTCCGCTCAGATTAGCATTCTTCCGACTCAAGAAGCGGCGACTGAAGGATTAGTCGATCGACTCAATCAGCAAACTTTAGATCTGACGTTGCAAGAGAAGTATGAAGAGGCGGCAGCGGCAGCAGAACACGCGATTGAAGCTGGGGAACCGATTCTAGGACTCTCAAATCCTGCACTTGCAATTAGCTTCGATCGATTACTTACGGTTTATCATTTACAGAAACAGTACGACAAAGCAGAAGCATTGTTACTTCGTTTGATTCGTAGCTATGACTCTACCCCGAATGAGACTCATCCTTCACTTGCGCCCAGTCTCAGCAGGCTTGCAGATCTATATCGCGAACAGGAACAATACATTAAAGCAGAACCGCTCTATTTACGCGCCCTCAGCATTCAGGAGAAGAGATTGGGAGCGAATCATCCTGCGGCAATTTCAGCGATCGAGACGCTTGCTAATCTCTACAAAGCAACGGACAATCCGACTCAGGCTCAACAGTTTTTACAACGACTTAATACACTGCGACAACAAGGTAAAACAAATCTGCGTTAG
- a CDS encoding tetratricopeptide repeat protein, translating to MIDNRIKFKKRDRILRVALVMSLSIGTQLPVVAQPRPANPPIAQTASSEVQQLQAQASQLTDQGRYREAIPLLEKALQLQETALGKNHPEIAVLLNDLGLSYVRQGQYAKAEPLYQRSIQIREAKSGANHPGLSITLSNLAMLYHLQEQYAKVEPLYVRALVIRERALGKEHPSIATILGNLAEVFREQGQYAKAEPLYQRSIKIQETTFGQNHPSVAQTLSNLGVLYFDQGKYANAEALFTRALNIRETTLRPGHPDIAVGLHNLAVVTLQQGKYAIAESLFTRALTIREKALGQNHPDVAATLQNLAALYDEQANYTKAEPLYLRALNIREQTIGKNHPEVAFTLNTLGGLYKKQNQDTKAESLYLRALRIYETALSKAHPLVAMTLHNLASLYRDRQQYAKAEPLYLRAISIRESRLGSAHPELATSLNALALLYRDQKQPAKSEPLLLRALAIYEAGLGKEHPRTGIALNHLADLYAIQGQPAKAEPLFLNGLRILEKTVGENHPQTIATLTNLAEFYKALGNSAKSKEFFDRATRARRNVRSFRNLENNS from the coding sequence ATGATAGACAACCGGATTAAATTCAAGAAGCGCGATCGCATTCTTCGAGTCGCCTTGGTTATGAGTTTGTCGATCGGGACTCAGTTGCCAGTGGTCGCCCAACCCAGACCTGCTAATCCTCCGATCGCACAAACCGCATCTTCTGAGGTGCAACAGCTACAAGCGCAAGCGAGTCAACTCACTGATCAAGGCAGATATCGAGAAGCAATTCCGCTGTTGGAGAAGGCGTTGCAACTTCAGGAAACAGCTTTAGGTAAAAATCATCCTGAAATTGCAGTGTTGCTGAATGACTTGGGGTTGAGCTACGTTCGGCAAGGACAGTATGCCAAAGCAGAACCGCTCTATCAGCGATCGATTCAAATTCGCGAAGCAAAATCCGGCGCAAATCATCCCGGACTTTCTATCACGCTAAGTAATTTAGCAATGCTCTACCACCTTCAAGAACAGTATGCCAAAGTAGAGCCGCTCTATGTTCGCGCCCTCGTCATTCGAGAAAGAGCGCTCGGCAAAGAGCATCCATCCATTGCAACAATTCTTGGTAATCTTGCCGAAGTCTTCCGAGAGCAAGGACAGTACGCCAAGGCAGAACCACTCTATCAACGATCGATCAAAATTCAAGAGACAACATTCGGTCAGAATCATCCCTCCGTGGCTCAGACTCTAAGCAATCTCGGTGTTCTCTATTTCGATCAAGGGAAATATGCGAATGCAGAAGCCCTGTTTACTCGTGCCCTCAACATCCGGGAAACGACGTTAAGACCGGGTCATCCTGATATTGCCGTCGGTTTACACAATCTAGCAGTTGTGACCTTGCAGCAAGGAAAATATGCCATTGCAGAAAGTCTGTTTACTCGTGCTCTGACGATTCGAGAGAAAGCTTTGGGACAGAATCATCCTGATGTGGCTGCAACCTTACAGAATCTTGCAGCCCTCTATGATGAGCAAGCAAACTATACCAAAGCAGAACCGCTCTATCTTCGCGCTTTGAACATCCGGGAACAAACGATCGGTAAAAACCATCCTGAAGTTGCATTTACGCTGAATACGCTAGGAGGATTGTACAAAAAGCAAAATCAAGATACGAAAGCAGAATCGCTCTATCTGCGTGCCCTCCGCATCTATGAAACAGCATTAAGCAAAGCTCATCCATTGGTTGCGATGACGCTGCACAACTTGGCAAGCTTATACCGCGATCGACAACAGTATGCCAAAGCAGAACCGCTGTATCTCCGAGCAATCAGCATTCGTGAATCTCGTTTGGGTTCAGCGCATCCTGAGCTAGCAACTAGCTTGAACGCCTTAGCTTTGCTTTATCGAGATCAGAAGCAACCTGCAAAGAGCGAACCTTTGCTTCTACGTGCTTTGGCGATCTATGAAGCGGGATTAGGAAAAGAACATCCCCGAACAGGTATCGCATTAAATCATCTTGCCGATCTCTATGCCATTCAAGGACAACCCGCAAAGGCTGAACCTCTTTTCCTAAACGGACTCAGGATTCTAGAAAAAACAGTCGGAGAGAACCATCCACAGACGATCGCAACATTAACGAAT